A genomic segment from Arcobacter acticola encodes:
- a CDS encoding transglycosylase domain-containing protein, with translation MIKYIFGFFIILGLGAAGWLYNLYDEIKHDVDTVVNYAPKQSTQFYDKDGNIIANTFKDENREYVKYDDIPARIIEGLVAIEDTQFFEHSGINPDAISRAIIKDIKAGAFVEGASTLTQQLIKMLVLSSEKKIMRKVKEALLAIRLESILTKEEILERYLNNVYFGHGYYGIKTAAKGYFDKDLYELSLKEMAILVGLPRAPSFYDPTKNLKISLARANQVITRLNTLGWINPDQYESSMKEIPIIHNQTLTKNSAPYAIDYAISQLINDIPDIKYGGYKVYLTIDSDAQEIAKDSLKQSYDEALKRANSKDDSDKELNGAMISMESSTGKILAIVGGVDYNKSVFNRAFQSKRQAGSAIKPFLYQIALNEGYNPASQLFDISRTYNYTVDGVQKKWQPKNYGGKFEGIVTLRDSLTFSRNLSTLNLVTDVGIDLTTNELKRYGFNDIVGNLSITLGSMSVTLVEFSEAYSIFSNNGVQVKPYIIEQIVNKNGEVVTIEPQTKEIISPEQSYLITSILNDVVTRGTGKAAQVPGIELAGKTGTTNNNVDAWFCGYSPSIQTLVWFGNDNNTPMKRTETGGKIAAPVFGNFYKKYLELHPEIPRTFTMPQNVYTSNINGKTELFTDKSPLPEIDILVQPSSPGEEVLEF, from the coding sequence ATGATCAAATATATTTTTGGTTTTTTTATCATTTTAGGATTAGGGGCTGCGGGATGGCTTTATAATTTATATGATGAAATAAAACATGATGTTGATACAGTTGTAAATTATGCACCAAAACAAAGTACACAATTTTATGATAAAGATGGAAACATAATAGCAAATACATTTAAAGATGAAAATAGAGAATATGTTAAATATGATGATATTCCAGCAAGAATAATCGAAGGATTAGTAGCTATTGAAGATACTCAATTTTTTGAACACTCAGGTATTAATCCAGATGCAATAAGTCGTGCTATTATAAAAGATATAAAAGCAGGTGCTTTTGTTGAAGGGGCTAGTACATTAACTCAACAGTTAATAAAAATGCTTGTATTAAGTAGTGAAAAGAAAATTATGAGAAAAGTAAAAGAAGCTTTACTTGCAATTAGACTTGAAAGTATTTTAACTAAAGAAGAAATTTTAGAAAGATATTTAAACAATGTATATTTTGGTCATGGCTATTATGGGATAAAAACAGCGGCAAAAGGTTATTTTGATAAAGACTTATATGAATTGTCTTTAAAAGAAATGGCAATTTTAGTTGGACTTCCAAGAGCACCTAGTTTCTATGACCCTACAAAAAATTTAAAAATTTCCCTAGCACGAGCTAATCAAGTAATTACAAGATTAAATACTTTAGGTTGGATAAATCCAGATCAATATGAAAGTTCTATGAAAGAAATTCCTATTATTCATAATCAAACACTTACAAAAAATAGTGCTCCATATGCAATTGATTATGCGATTAGTCAACTTATAAATGATATTCCAGATATTAAATATGGTGGATATAAAGTTTATTTAACAATAGATTCAGATGCACAGGAAATTGCAAAAGATAGTTTAAAACAATCATACGATGAAGCATTAAAAAGAGCAAATTCAAAAGATGATTCAGATAAAGAGTTAAATGGTGCAATGATAAGTATGGAAAGCTCAACTGGTAAAATATTAGCAATTGTTGGAGGAGTTGATTATAATAAATCTGTTTTTAATAGAGCATTTCAATCAAAAAGACAAGCAGGAAGTGCTATTAAACCATTTTTATACCAAATTGCTTTAAATGAAGGTTATAATCCAGCTTCTCAATTATTTGATATTTCAAGAACATACAACTATACAGTTGATGGAGTTCAGAAAAAATGGCAACCAAAAAACTATGGTGGGAAATTTGAAGGAATAGTAACATTAAGAGATTCATTAACTTTTTCTAGAAACTTATCAACACTTAATCTTGTTACAGATGTAGGAATTGATCTTACTACTAATGAATTAAAAAGATATGGGTTTAATGATATAGTTGGTAATTTATCTATTACTTTAGGTTCTATGAGTGTTACATTAGTTGAATTTAGTGAAGCATATAGTATTTTCTCAAATAATGGTGTTCAAGTTAAACCTTATATTATTGAGCAAATCGTAAATAAAAATGGAGAAGTTGTTACAATTGAACCTCAAACAAAAGAGATAATTTCTCCTGAACAATCTTATCTTATTACTTCTATATTAAATGATGTAGTAACAAGAGGTACAGGAAAAGCAGCACAAGTTCCTGGTATTGAACTTGCTGGAAAAACAGGAACTACAAATAACAATGTTGATGCATGGTTTTGTGGATATTCACCATCAATTCAAACACTAGTTTGGTTTGGAAATGATAATAATACTCCTATGAAAAGAACAGAAACAGGTGGGAAAATTGCAGCTCCAGTGTTTGGTAATTTCTATAAAAAATATTTAGAGTTACATCCTGAAATTCCAAGAACTTTTACAATGCCACAAAATGTTTATACTTCAAATATAAATGGTAAAACAGAACTATTTACAGATAAATCACCTTTACCTGAAATTGATATTTTAGTTCAACCTTCAAGCCCAGGAGAAGAAGTATTAGAATTCTAA
- the rplJ gene encoding 50S ribosomal protein L10 codes for MTKQQKSEIVNFLTSEFKQSLAVVVCDYKGLTHKELESLRNEARANNTKVQVAKNTLVTVAAKNAELGDIELSGTNIFLWSEDQISACKVADKFASANKEKFTIKSGIIEGEIADAARVNAFAKLPSREELLGMLASVWMAPVRNFTIGLDALRRKKEEEAA; via the coding sequence ATGACTAAACAACAAAAATCAGAAATTGTTAATTTTTTAACATCTGAATTCAAACAATCTTTAGCGGTTGTAGTATGTGATTACAAAGGTCTTACTCATAAAGAATTAGAATCTTTAAGAAATGAAGCAAGAGCTAATAATACAAAAGTACAAGTTGCTAAAAATACTTTAGTAACAGTAGCTGCTAAGAATGCTGAATTAGGTGATATCGAATTAAGTGGTACAAATATTTTCTTATGGTCGGAAGATCAAATTTCAGCTTGTAAAGTAGCTGATAAGTTTGCATCTGCTAACAAAGAAAAATTTACTATTAAATCTGGTATCATTGAAGGTGAAATTGCTGACGCTGCTAGAGTTAATGCATTCGCTAAATTACCATCTAGAGAAGAACTTCTTGGAATGCTTGCATCTGTATGGATGGCACCAGTTAGAAACTTTACTATTGGTCTTGATGCACTTAGAAGAAAAAAAGAAGAAGAGGCAGCTTAA
- a CDS encoding ATP-binding cassette domain-containing protein produces MLKINKLKISSPNKQLVDISFDIKDSSALIGESGSGKSLTLKALLNLLPSSLQVEKDIYSTFELNYDTIGFIPQNPFTSLSMMTKIKDQFFCSNEKKEEVLKLVDLDISLLNKFPSQLSGGQIQRIVIAIALSRNIKLLLLDEPTTALDEENKTNIINLINDLKSRLNILILFVTHDIESIKDICNEIIILKDGQVIEKGFTIDVLSTPKEDYTKKLINSTFKNKQFRN; encoded by the coding sequence GTGTTAAAAATAAATAAATTAAAAATCAGTTCACCAAATAAGCAATTAGTTGATATATCATTTGATATAAAAGACTCAAGTGCTTTAATTGGTGAAAGTGGAAGTGGAAAGTCTTTAACTTTAAAGGCACTATTAAATCTACTTCCATCAAGCTTGCAAGTTGAAAAAGATATTTATTCTACTTTTGAATTAAATTATGACACAATTGGATTTATTCCTCAAAATCCTTTTACTTCTTTATCTATGATGACAAAAATTAAAGATCAATTTTTTTGTAGCAATGAAAAAAAAGAGGAAGTACTAAAATTAGTTGATTTGGATATTTCGCTTTTAAATAAATTTCCAAGTCAATTAAGTGGCGGTCAAATACAAAGAATAGTAATAGCAATAGCATTAAGTAGAAATATAAAACTTCTTTTACTTGATGAACCAACTACAGCACTTGATGAAGAAAATAAAACTAATATTATAAATTTGATAAATGATTTAAAAAGTCGTTTAAATATCTTAATATTATTTGTAACCCATGATATAGAATCAATAAAAGATATTTGTAATGAAATTATAATTTTAAAAGATGGCCAAGTCATAGAAAAAGGTTTTACAATTGATGTTTTATCAACACCAAAAGAAGACTACACAAAAAAGTTGATTAATTCAACTTTTAAAAATAAACAATTTAGGAATTAG
- the rpmG gene encoding 50S ribosomal protein L33 — MRIKIGLKCQENGDINYTTWKNPKTHTEKFEVKKYSPKLKKHTLHKEVKLKS; from the coding sequence ATTAGAATAAAAATCGGATTAAAATGCCAAGAGAATGGTGATATTAACTATACTACTTGGAAAAATCCAAAAACTCATACTGAAAAGTTTGAAGTAAAAAAATATAGCCCGAAATTAAAAAAACATACTTTACACAAAGAAGTTAAATTAAAATCGTAA
- the murD gene encoding UDP-N-acetylmuramoyl-L-alanine--D-glutamate ligase: protein MTIKNDKIRILGKGITALALKDKFPNATLYDDKDFENYDLQSEELTVVSPGIPPYNNMVLNSKNVVSDYDLFEDIIPFSIWISGTNGKTTTTQMCQHLLKEYNSVCGGNIGIPLSSMDEKAPIWILETSSFTLHYTNKSKPNIYLLLPISEDHITWHGSFKEYQDAKLKPLTLMNENEIAIIPEEFKDIKTNAQVITYKNSDDLCEYFKIDKSKIKFKEPFLLDAILAMCVQKIVFDEINYDLINEFIIDKHKVEEFKDKKNRLWIDDSKATNVDATINALVPYINNDIHIILGGDDKGANLKPLFENIKDLDIYVYAIGSNTNKIVDYCNEYKIKVESCTYLNIAVEKMDKNLTINSIGILSPAAASLDQFKSYAHRGDEFKNLVNSLS, encoded by the coding sequence ATGACTATAAAAAATGATAAAATCAGAATCTTAGGTAAAGGTATTACAGCCCTTGCCCTAAAAGATAAATTTCCAAATGCAACATTATATGATGATAAAGATTTTGAAAACTACGATTTACAAAGTGAAGAATTAACAGTTGTAAGTCCTGGGATTCCTCCTTATAATAATATGGTATTAAATTCAAAAAATGTAGTTAGTGACTATGATTTATTTGAAGATATAATTCCTTTTTCAATTTGGATATCAGGAACAAACGGAAAAACAACTACTACACAAATGTGTCAACACTTATTAAAAGAGTATAACTCAGTATGTGGTGGAAATATTGGAATACCACTTTCGTCAATGGATGAAAAAGCACCTATTTGGATTTTAGAAACTTCTTCATTTACCTTACATTACACAAATAAGTCAAAACCAAATATTTATTTATTACTTCCAATATCAGAAGATCATATTACATGGCATGGTTCATTTAAAGAGTATCAAGATGCAAAATTAAAACCACTAACTTTGATGAATGAAAATGAAATTGCAATCATTCCTGAAGAGTTTAAAGATATAAAAACAAATGCACAAGTAATAACATATAAAAATAGTGATGATTTATGTGAGTACTTTAAAATAGATAAATCAAAAATAAAATTTAAAGAACCTTTTTTATTAGATGCAATTTTAGCTATGTGTGTTCAAAAAATAGTATTTGATGAAATAAACTATGATTTAATAAATGAATTTATAATCGATAAACATAAAGTAGAAGAGTTTAAAGATAAAAAAAATAGACTCTGGATTGATGATAGTAAAGCTACAAATGTGGATGCAACAATTAATGCACTTGTTCCATATATAAATAATGACATACATATTATATTAGGTGGTGATGATAAAGGTGCAAATTTAAAACCATTGTTTGAAAATATAAAAGACTTAGATATATATGTATATGCAATTGGTTCAAATACAAATAAAATAGTAGATTATTGTAATGAATATAAAATTAAAGTAGAAAGTTGTACTTATTTAAATATTGCAGTTGAAAAAATGGATAAAAATTTAACAATAAATAGTATAGGAATATTGTCTCCAGCAGCGGCATCGTTGGATCAGTTTAAATCTTATGCACATCGTGGAGATGAATTTAAAAATTTGGTAAACTCTTTAAGTTAA
- the nusG gene encoding transcription termination/antitermination protein NusG gives MAHKWYAIQTYSGSELSVKRALIQLAEEMADGRIAEVLVPTEDLIEIKKGKKSIVERPLYPAYAFAKIELDTGLWHRIQSMPKVGRFIGESKKPTALSDKDINLILEKVKNRAAAKPKVSFDEGEMVRINEGPFSNFNGLVEDFDMVSGLLKLNVSIFGRNTPVEISYTQVERVV, from the coding sequence ATGGCACATAAATGGTATGCAATACAAACTTATTCAGGAAGTGAATTATCTGTAAAAAGAGCTTTAATCCAATTAGCTGAAGAAATGGCAGATGGTAGAATTGCAGAGGTTTTAGTTCCAACTGAAGATTTAATTGAAATTAAAAAAGGTAAAAAGTCTATTGTAGAAAGACCTTTATATCCTGCATATGCATTTGCAAAAATTGAATTAGACACAGGTTTATGGCATAGAATTCAATCAATGCCAAAAGTTGGAAGATTTATCGGTGAATCAAAAAAACCAACTGCCTTATCTGATAAAGATATTAACTTAATATTAGAAAAAGTTAAAAATAGAGCAGCAGCAAAACCAAAAGTTTCATTTGACGAAGGTGAAATGGTAAGAATCAATGAAGGGCCATTTTCTAACTTTAATGGTTTAGTAGAAGATTTTGATATGGTTTCAGGTTTATTAAAATTAAATGTTTCAATTTTTGGAAGAAATACTCCAGTTGAAATCTCTTATACTCAAGTAGAAAGAGTAGTTTGA
- the rplK gene encoding 50S ribosomal protein L11, with product MAKKIQGLLKLQIPAGAANPSPPVGPALGQRGVNIMEFCKAFNERTKDKAGFKLPVVITVYTDKSFTFEVKQPPMTDLIKKVAGIKSGSSNPLKQKIGKLSRDQIMEIVAMKIKDLNTDDKEAAARIVAGSARSIGIETEL from the coding sequence ATGGCTAAAAAAATTCAAGGGTTACTTAAATTACAGATACCTGCAGGTGCTGCAAACCCATCACCACCAGTTGGACCAGCTTTAGGTCAAAGAGGTGTTAATATAATGGAGTTTTGTAAAGCTTTCAACGAAAGAACTAAAGATAAAGCTGGTTTCAAATTACCAGTTGTTATTACAGTTTATACGGATAAAAGTTTTACATTTGAAGTAAAACAACCACCAATGACTGATTTAATTAAAAAAGTTGCTGGTATTAAATCAGGTTCTAGTAATCCATTAAAACAAAAAATTGGAAAATTATCTAGAGATCAAATTATGGAAATCGTTGCTATGAAAATCAAAGATTTAAATACAGACGATAAAGAAGCGGCTGCAAGAATTGTTGCTGGTTCAGCTAGATCAATTGGTATTGAAACAGAATTATAA
- the rplA gene encoding 50S ribosomal protein L1 — MAKVSKRYKALTEKIENRKYSLADACVSVKELKSAKFDESVEIALNLNVDPRHADQMIRGAVVLPNGTGKTVRVAVFAKGLKMDEAKAAGADIVGNDDLAEAIQAGNINFDVLVATPDCMGIVGKVGRILGPKGLMPNPKTGTVTMDVTKAVTDAKGGQVTYRVDKKGNMQAGIGKVSFSAEAIQENAAAFISAINKAKPSTAKGRYITNAAISLTMSPSIILDNMELMEIR, encoded by the coding sequence ATGGCAAAAGTTTCAAAAAGATATAAAGCATTAACAGAAAAAATTGAGAATAGAAAATACTCATTAGCTGATGCTTGTGTAAGTGTAAAAGAATTAAAATCAGCTAAATTTGACGAAAGTGTAGAAATTGCACTTAACTTAAATGTTGATCCAAGACATGCAGACCAAATGATTAGAGGTGCTGTTGTACTTCCAAATGGAACTGGTAAAACTGTAAGAGTTGCAGTATTTGCTAAAGGTTTAAAAATGGACGAAGCAAAAGCAGCAGGTGCTGACATTGTTGGAAATGACGATTTAGCTGAAGCTATCCAAGCTGGAAATATCAATTTTGATGTTTTAGTTGCAACTCCTGATTGTATGGGAATTGTAGGAAAAGTAGGTAGAATTTTAGGACCAAAAGGTTTAATGCCAAATCCTAAAACTGGAACAGTAACAATGGACGTTACAAAAGCTGTTACAGATGCTAAAGGTGGACAAGTTACATATAGAGTTGATAAAAAAGGTAATATGCAAGCTGGAATCGGAAAAGTTTCTTTTTCTGCTGAAGCAATTCAAGAAAATGCTGCGGCGTTTATCTCAGCTATTAATAAAGCAAAACCTTCAACTGCAAAAGGTAGATATATTACTAATGCAGCTATATCGTTAACAATGAGTCCATCAATTATTTTAGATAATATGGAATTAATGGAAATTAGATAA
- the mraY gene encoding phospho-N-acetylmuramoyl-pentapeptide-transferase, translating to MFYWLYRHLDINIFQYISVRAGMSFFIAFVLTMYLMPKFVKWARSKKASQPIYELAPEAHRAKVGTPTMGGVVFIFATIIATVLTAKLSNFYVVGGLVCLALFSLIGIQDDYSKISKAKNNAGLSARAKLILQFLAAALVGFVLYYFGHSTELFTPFYKFSLFNMGIYGILFWMVVMVAASNAVNLTDGLDGLATVPSIMAFFTLSILVYVTGHAIFSSYLLLPNIQNVGELVIMGTAICGALIAFLWFNSHPAEIFMGDSGSLPLGAFMGYMAIVAKSELLLLAIGFIFVLETVSVILQVGSYKLRQKRVFLMAPIHHHFEQKGWKENKIIVRFWIISFMTNLIALLSLKIR from the coding sequence TTGTTTTATTGGTTATATAGACATCTAGATATTAATATCTTTCAATATATTTCAGTTCGTGCTGGAATGAGTTTCTTTATTGCATTTGTTTTGACAATGTATTTAATGCCAAAGTTCGTTAAATGGGCAAGGTCAAAAAAAGCATCACAACCGATTTATGAATTAGCACCTGAAGCACATAGGGCAAAAGTAGGGACTCCAACAATGGGTGGAGTTGTATTTATCTTTGCTACTATTATTGCCACTGTTTTAACTGCAAAATTAAGCAACTTTTATGTTGTTGGTGGATTAGTATGTTTAGCACTTTTTTCACTAATTGGTATACAAGATGATTATTCAAAAATATCAAAAGCAAAGAACAATGCAGGTTTAAGTGCAAGAGCAAAACTAATTTTACAGTTTTTAGCAGCTGCACTAGTTGGATTTGTGTTATATTACTTTGGACATTCTACAGAACTTTTTACTCCTTTTTATAAGTTTTCACTATTCAATATGGGTATATATGGAATTTTATTTTGGATGGTAGTAATGGTAGCTGCTTCAAATGCAGTTAACTTAACAGATGGTTTGGATGGCCTTGCTACTGTTCCATCTATTATGGCTTTTTTTACCTTATCTATTTTAGTATATGTAACAGGACACGCTATTTTCTCATCATATTTATTATTACCAAATATTCAAAATGTTGGAGAACTTGTAATCATGGGAACAGCGATTTGTGGAGCTTTAATCGCATTTTTATGGTTTAACTCACATCCCGCTGAAATATTTATGGGAGACTCAGGATCTTTACCACTTGGTGCATTTATGGGATATATGGCAATTGTTGCTAAATCAGAGTTATTGTTATTGGCTATTGGATTTATATTTGTACTTGAAACAGTATCAGTGATACTTCAAGTTGGATCTTATAAATTAAGACAAAAAAGAGTTTTCTTAATGGCTCCTATTCACCATCATTTTGAGCAAAAAGGTTGGAAAGAAAATAAGATAATTGTAAGATTTTGGATTATCTCTTTTATGACAAATCTAATTGCACTCTTGAGTTTAAAAATCAGATAA
- the gpmI gene encoding 2,3-bisphosphoglycerate-independent phosphoglycerate mutase, which translates to MTNKTLLIITDGIGHNSSNNFNAFASAVTPTYDYLFNNVPYSLIHTYGKFVGLPDGQMGNSEVGHMTIGSGRILYQDLVKINIAIEENTLKDNQIFKDILTKSNNIHLLGLLSDGGVHSHIDHIIAMAKIAKAQNKKVFIHVITDGRDVAPDCAAVYINQLLEVCDDDIKIATIAGRYYAMDRDNRWDRVKKSFDAIAYSHPSTSCDILTYLKESYDSGVFDEFIIPSSFDGYDGLKENDGIIFCNFRSDRMREMSSVFANKDFSEFTTFKENLFLATMTQYDKNTPIDVLFPKDAPTNTLAEVISNAGLSQVHTAETEKYAHVTFFFNGGVEEPMLNETRVLIPSPSVATYDLQPEMSAPQVADAVKTAMKNDIDFIVVNFANGDMVGHTGVFDAAVKAVEAVDHELGLILEVAKEKNYNIILTSDHGNCEMMKDDEGNTLTNHTVGDVYCFVIAENIKEVKTGSLNNIAPTVLKLMNLNIPSEMDEPLI; encoded by the coding sequence ATGACAAATAAAACACTGCTTATTATCACTGATGGTATTGGACATAACAGTTCAAATAATTTTAATGCTTTCGCAAGTGCAGTTACTCCTACTTATGATTATCTATTTAATAATGTTCCATATTCTTTAATTCACACTTATGGTAAATTTGTGGGACTTCCTGATGGACAAATGGGTAATAGCGAGGTTGGACACATGACAATTGGTAGTGGAAGGATTTTATATCAAGATTTAGTAAAAATTAATATTGCAATTGAAGAAAATACTTTAAAAGACAATCAAATTTTCAAAGATATCTTAACAAAATCTAATAATATTCACTTATTAGGCTTATTAAGTGATGGTGGTGTTCATTCACATATTGATCATATTATTGCAATGGCAAAAATTGCTAAAGCTCAAAATAAAAAAGTATTTATACATGTTATAACAGATGGAAGAGATGTTGCTCCTGATTGTGCTGCTGTTTATATTAATCAATTACTAGAAGTTTGTGATGATGATATCAAAATAGCAACAATAGCTGGAAGATATTATGCAATGGATAGAGATAATAGATGGGATAGAGTTAAAAAATCATTTGATGCTATTGCATATTCTCATCCATCAACTTCTTGCGATATATTAACTTATCTAAAAGAATCATATGATTCAGGTGTGTTTGATGAGTTTATTATTCCTTCTTCATTTGATGGATATGATGGATTAAAAGAAAATGATGGAATAATCTTTTGTAACTTTAGAAGTGATAGAATGAGAGAAATGTCATCTGTATTTGCAAATAAAGATTTTAGTGAATTCACTACTTTTAAAGAAAATTTATTTCTAGCAACAATGACACAATATGATAAAAACACTCCTATTGATGTTTTATTTCCTAAAGATGCTCCTACTAATACATTAGCTGAAGTGATTTCAAATGCTGGATTATCTCAAGTTCATACAGCTGAAACTGAAAAATATGCTCACGTTACATTTTTCTTTAACGGTGGAGTTGAAGAGCCTATGCTAAATGAAACTAGGGTTTTAATTCCATCACCTTCTGTTGCAACATATGATTTACAACCTGAAATGTCAGCACCACAAGTTGCAGATGCTGTTAAAACTGCTATGAAAAATGATATTGATTTTATAGTTGTAAACTTTGCAAATGGAGATATGGTAGGACATACAGGTGTTTTTGATGCGGCTGTAAAAGCTGTTGAAGCTGTTGATCATGAACTTGGACTTATTTTAGAAGTTGCAAAAGAAAAAAACTATAATATAATTTTAACATCAGATCATGGAAACTGCGAAATGATGAAAGATGATGAAGGGAATACTCTTACAAATCATACAGTTGGAGACGTTTACTGTTTTGTTATTGCAGAAAATATAAAAGAAGTAAAAACAGGAAGTTTAAATAATATTGCACCAACTGTTTTAAAATTGATGAATTTAAATATTCCTTCTGAAATGGATGAACCTTTAATATAA
- the rplL gene encoding 50S ribosomal protein L7/L12, translated as MAISKEDVLEFISGLSVLELSELVKEFEEKFGVSAQPVAMAGGAVAAVEAAEEKTEFDVVILDAGDKKINVIKEIRALTGLGLKEAKSAAEETPSTIKEGISKEDAEAAKAALEAAGAKVEIK; from the coding sequence ATGGCAATTTCTAAAGAAGACGTTTTAGAATTTATCTCTGGTTTATCAGTATTAGAATTATCAGAACTAGTAAAAGAATTTGAAGAAAAATTTGGTGTATCTGCACAACCTGTAGCTATGGCTGGTGGAGCAGTTGCTGCTGTTGAAGCTGCTGAAGAAAAAACTGAATTTGATGTTGTTATCTTAGATGCAGGTGACAAAAAAATTAATGTTATTAAAGAAATTAGAGCATTAACTGGTTTAGGTTTAAAAGAAGCTAAATCTGCTGCTGAAGAAACTCCTTCAACAATTAAAGAAGGTATCTCAAAAGAAGATGCTGAAGCTGCAAAAGCTGCTCTAGAAGCTGCTGGTGCAAAAGTAGAAATTAAATAA
- the tuf gene encoding elongation factor Tu yields the protein MAKEKFSRNKPHVNIGTIGHVDHGKTTLTAAISAVLSVRDGGAMMDYDQIDNAPEERERGITIATSHIEYETKNRHYAHVDCPGHADYVKNMITGAAQMDGAIIVIAATDGPMAQTREHILLSKQVGVPYIVVFLNKEDQLDDEDKDEMLELVEMEVRELLSTYDFPGDDTPVVAGSAFRALEEAKAGAVGPWGEKIIALMDAVDSYIPTPQRDVDQDFLMPVEDVFSISGRGTVVTGRIEKGTIKVGETIEIVGFSDTKTTTVTGVEMFRKEMDQGQAGDNCGVLLRGIKKEDVERGQVLCKPKTITPHTKFRCEVYILSKEEGGRHTPFFSGYRPQFYVRTTDVTGSCTLPEGTEMVMPGDNVEMTVELVAPIALDKGTKFAIREGGRTVGAGVVAEIIE from the coding sequence ATGGCAAAAGAAAAATTTTCAAGAAACAAACCACACGTTAACATCGGAACAATCGGACACGTTGACCACGGTAAAACTACATTAACTGCTGCTATTTCTGCAGTATTATCTGTAAGAGATGGTGGAGCGATGATGGATTACGATCAAATCGATAATGCACCAGAAGAAAGAGAAAGAGGAATTACTATTGCTACTTCTCATATTGAGTATGAAACAAAAAATAGACATTACGCTCACGTAGATTGTCCAGGTCACGCGGATTATGTTAAAAACATGATTACAGGTGCTGCACAAATGGACGGTGCTATTATTGTTATTGCTGCAACTGATGGTCCTATGGCTCAAACTAGAGAGCACATCTTACTTTCTAAACAAGTAGGTGTTCCTTACATCGTTGTTTTCTTAAATAAAGAAGATCAATTAGATGACGAAGACAAAGACGAAATGTTAGAATTAGTTGAAATGGAAGTTAGAGAATTATTATCTACTTACGATTTCCCAGGTGATGATACTCCTGTTGTTGCTGGTTCTGCTTTTAGAGCATTAGAAGAAGCAAAAGCTGGTGCTGTTGGACCATGGGGAGAAAAAATTATTGCATTAATGGATGCAGTAGATTCTTATATCCCAACTCCACAAAGAGATGTTGATCAAGATTTCTTAATGCCTGTAGAAGATGTTTTCTCTATCTCAGGAAGAGGAACTGTTGTAACTGGTAGAATTGAAAAAGGTACTATCAAAGTTGGTGAGACTATTGAAATCGTTGGATTCTCTGACACTAAAACAACTACTGTAACAGGTGTTGAGATGTTTAGAAAAGAAATGGATCAAGGTCAAGCTGGTGATAACTGTGGTGTTCTTTTAAGAGGTATCAAAAAAGAAGACGTAGAGAGAGGACAAGTTTTATGTAAACCTAAAACTATTACTCCACATACTAAATTTAGATGCGAAGTGTATATTCTTTCTAAAGAGGAAGGTGGTAGACATACTCCATTCTTCTCAGGATATAGACCACAATTCTATGTAAGAACTACAGACGTTACTGGTTCTTGTACATTACCTGAAGGTACTGAAATGGTTATGCCAGGTGATAACGTAGAAATGACAGTTGAATTAGTTGCTCCAATCGCTCTAGACAAAGGTACAAAGTTTGCTATTAGAGAAGGTGGTAGAACTGTAGGTGCTGGAGTTGTTGCTGAAATCATTGAATAA
- the secE gene encoding preprotein translocase subunit SecE yields MSKLQSYYTNAKSELLKVIFPIKEQIRSAYLSVFIVVTVITLFLALIDGIMSLSLSSIIN; encoded by the coding sequence GTGAGTAAATTACAAAGTTATTACACAAATGCTAAATCAGAATTATTAAAAGTTATTTTTCCAATTAAGGAACAAATCAGATCTGCATATTTATCTGTGTTTATAGTTGTTACTGTTATTACACTTTTTTTAGCTTTAATTGATGGAATTATGTCGTTAAGCTTATCTTCAATAATTAATTAA